The following coding sequences lie in one Nerophis lumbriciformis linkage group LG02, RoL_Nlum_v2.1, whole genome shotgun sequence genomic window:
- the rasgrp3 gene encoding ras guanyl-releasing protein 3 isoform X3: MRKVTQRKKQMKKGKASLLFDHLKPIELAEHLTFLEFKSFRRISFPDYKSYVVHGCLVDNPTLERSIALFNGVSQWVQLMVLSKLTPPTRAEVITKYIHVAQKLRQLQNFNTLMAVVGGLSHSSISRLKETQSHLSADVVKMWREMTELVSYNNNYSCYRKAFSECHGFKIPILGVHLKDLIAVHVVFPDWAEDSNKVNLVKMQQLYVTFNELVSLQSAVAQVEPNMDLIYLLTLSLDLYYTEDEIYELSLLREPRNPKSLPTSPTTPNKNLVPLDWALGVTTKPDPSLVNKHIRKVVDSVFRNYDPDHDGYISQEDFENVAANFPFLDSFCVFDQDQDGLISKDEMIAYFLRANPLLQSKMGPGFVHNFQEITFLKPTFCEHCTGFLWGLLKQGYKCKDCGVNCHKQCRELLVLACRKLLRSGSLGCVTPDRRTHSSLPSSPSLHTDTDKDEVFEFPSVTSANPTQGTKSITLMTSSAQRISVRLQRATISQATQTEPVWSEHGWGATNVGSHTFPKTKHRTPRENYKNKTFALWENLEDKKRRTVLVQCSGHSQNTTGGEITDRRITRRGKDS; this comes from the exons ATGCGTAAGGTGACCCAGCGTAAAAAACAGATGAAGAAAGGCAAAGCTTCTCTGCTGTTTGACCACCTTAAGCCCATTGAGCTGGCTGAACACCTGACTTTCCTGGAGTTCAAATCCTTCAGGAGGATATCG TTCCCTGATTACAAGAGTTATGTGGTCCATGGCTGCCTGGTTGACAACCCAACACTGGAACGTTCCATTGCTCTGTTCAACGGCGTTTCACAGTGGGTCCAACTCATGGTCCTGAGCAAGCTAACACCTCCAACCAGAGCAGAAGTCATCACTAAATACATTCATGTGGCTCAG AAACTTCGGCAGCTGCAGAACTTCAACACTTTAATGGCGGTGGTAGGAGGGCTGAGCCACAGCTCCATTTCTCGACTGAAGGAGACTCAGTCTCATCTCTCTGCAGACGTGGTGAAG ATGTGGCGCGAGATGACAGAACTGGTGTCGTACAACAACAACTATTCCTGCTACCGCAAGGCCTTCAGCGAATGCCACGGCTTTAAGATCCCAATCCTGGGCGTGCACCTAAAGGACCTCATCGCTGTGCATGTGGTGTTTCCTGACTGGGCGGAAGACAGCAATAAGGTGAACCTGGTGAAGATGCAACAGCTCTACGTGACTTTTAACGAGCTGGTGTCTTTGCAAAGCGCAGTGGCCCAAGTGGAGCCCAACATGGACCTCATCTACCTGTTAACg CTTTCTTTAGACCTATACTACACAGAAGACGAGATTTATGAGTTGTCGTTGCTAAGAGAACCACGGAACCCTAAATCACTG CCAACCTCTCCAACAACTCCCAACAAGAACCTTGTGCCCTTGGACTGGGCCTTGGGTGTCACGACCAAACCAGACCCCTCCCTGGTCAATAAACACATCAGGAAGGTGGTTGAT TCTGTCTTCAGAAATTATGACCCCGACCACGATGGGTATATTTCTCAAGAGGACTTTGAGAATGTTGCTGCTAACTTTCCCTTCCTGGACTCCTTCTGCGTCTTTGACCAAGATCA AGATGGACTGATCAGTAAAGATGAAATGATTGCTTATTTCCTTCGAGCAAACCCGTTGCTGCAGAGTAAAATGGGTCCAGGATTCGTCCATAACTTCCAGGAGATTACATTTCTGAAACCAACCTTCTGTGAACATTGCACTGGATTT CTCTGGGGGCTCCTCAAACAAGGCTACAAGTGCAAAG ACTGTGGCGTCAACTGCCATAAACAGTGCAGGGAGCTGCTAGTTCTGGCTTGCAGGAAGCTGCTGCGTTCTGGTTCTTTGGGATGTGTGACCCCTGACAGACGGACACACAGTTCACTGCCCAGCAGCCCCTCGCTGCACACCGATACCG ACAAGGACGAGGTGTTCGAGTTCCCTAGTGTCACATCAGCAAATCCGACTCAGGGTACCAAAAGCATCACCCTGATGACCAGCTCGGCCCAGAGGATCTCCGTCCGTCTGCAGAGGGCCACCATCAGCCAAGCCACTCAGACTGAACCTGTGTGGTCTGAACACGGTTGGGGGGCCACCAACGTTGGCTCCCACACCTTTCCCAAAACGAAACACCGGACTCCCAGAGAGAACTACAAAAACAAAACGTTTGCCTTGTG
- the rasgrp3 gene encoding ras guanyl-releasing protein 3 isoform X2, which translates to MFFPEPLLESLFSIRHFKCRTRCSRPATTFPSYDWMRKVTQRKKQMKKGKASLLFDHLKPIELAEHLTFLEFKSFRRISFPDYKSYVVHGCLVDNPTLERSIALFNGVSQWVQLMVLSKLTPPTRAEVITKYIHVAQKLRQLQNFNTLMAVVGGLSHSSISRLKETQSHLSADVVKMWREMTELVSYNNNYSCYRKAFSECHGFKIPILGVHLKDLIAVHVVFPDWAEDSNKVNLVKMQQLYVTFNELVSLQSAVAQVEPNMDLIYLLTLSLDLYYTEDEIYELSLLREPRNPKSLPTSPTTPNKNLVPLDWALGVTTKPDPSLVNKHIRKVVDSVFRNYDPDHDGYISQEDFENVAANFPFLDSFCVFDQDQDGLISKDEMIAYFLRANPLLQSKMGPGFVHNFQEITFLKPTFCEHCTGFLWGLLKQGYKCKDCGVNCHKQCRELLVLACRKLLRSGSLGCVTPDRRTHSSLPSSPSLHTDTDKDEVFEFPSVTSANPTQGTKSITLMTSSAQRISVRLQRATISQATQTEPVWSEHGWGATNVGSHTFPKTKHRTPRENYKNKTFALWENLEDKKRRTVLVQCSGHSQNTTGGEITDRRITRRGKDS; encoded by the exons atgttcttcCCTGAGCCTctgctcgagtcattgttttcTATCAGACATTTTAAGTGTCGGACACGCTGTTCCAGACCAGCAACAacttt TCCTTCGTACGACTGGATGCGTAAGGTGACCCAGCGTAAAAAACAGATGAAGAAAGGCAAAGCTTCTCTGCTGTTTGACCACCTTAAGCCCATTGAGCTGGCTGAACACCTGACTTTCCTGGAGTTCAAATCCTTCAGGAGGATATCG TTCCCTGATTACAAGAGTTATGTGGTCCATGGCTGCCTGGTTGACAACCCAACACTGGAACGTTCCATTGCTCTGTTCAACGGCGTTTCACAGTGGGTCCAACTCATGGTCCTGAGCAAGCTAACACCTCCAACCAGAGCAGAAGTCATCACTAAATACATTCATGTGGCTCAG AAACTTCGGCAGCTGCAGAACTTCAACACTTTAATGGCGGTGGTAGGAGGGCTGAGCCACAGCTCCATTTCTCGACTGAAGGAGACTCAGTCTCATCTCTCTGCAGACGTGGTGAAG ATGTGGCGCGAGATGACAGAACTGGTGTCGTACAACAACAACTATTCCTGCTACCGCAAGGCCTTCAGCGAATGCCACGGCTTTAAGATCCCAATCCTGGGCGTGCACCTAAAGGACCTCATCGCTGTGCATGTGGTGTTTCCTGACTGGGCGGAAGACAGCAATAAGGTGAACCTGGTGAAGATGCAACAGCTCTACGTGACTTTTAACGAGCTGGTGTCTTTGCAAAGCGCAGTGGCCCAAGTGGAGCCCAACATGGACCTCATCTACCTGTTAACg CTTTCTTTAGACCTATACTACACAGAAGACGAGATTTATGAGTTGTCGTTGCTAAGAGAACCACGGAACCCTAAATCACTG CCAACCTCTCCAACAACTCCCAACAAGAACCTTGTGCCCTTGGACTGGGCCTTGGGTGTCACGACCAAACCAGACCCCTCCCTGGTCAATAAACACATCAGGAAGGTGGTTGAT TCTGTCTTCAGAAATTATGACCCCGACCACGATGGGTATATTTCTCAAGAGGACTTTGAGAATGTTGCTGCTAACTTTCCCTTCCTGGACTCCTTCTGCGTCTTTGACCAAGATCA AGATGGACTGATCAGTAAAGATGAAATGATTGCTTATTTCCTTCGAGCAAACCCGTTGCTGCAGAGTAAAATGGGTCCAGGATTCGTCCATAACTTCCAGGAGATTACATTTCTGAAACCAACCTTCTGTGAACATTGCACTGGATTT CTCTGGGGGCTCCTCAAACAAGGCTACAAGTGCAAAG ACTGTGGCGTCAACTGCCATAAACAGTGCAGGGAGCTGCTAGTTCTGGCTTGCAGGAAGCTGCTGCGTTCTGGTTCTTTGGGATGTGTGACCCCTGACAGACGGACACACAGTTCACTGCCCAGCAGCCCCTCGCTGCACACCGATACCG ACAAGGACGAGGTGTTCGAGTTCCCTAGTGTCACATCAGCAAATCCGACTCAGGGTACCAAAAGCATCACCCTGATGACCAGCTCGGCCCAGAGGATCTCCGTCCGTCTGCAGAGGGCCACCATCAGCCAAGCCACTCAGACTGAACCTGTGTGGTCTGAACACGGTTGGGGGGCCACCAACGTTGGCTCCCACACCTTTCCCAAAACGAAACACCGGACTCCCAGAGAGAACTACAAAAACAAAACGTTTGCCTTGTG